One window from the genome of Pelodictyon luteolum DSM 273 encodes:
- a CDS encoding VOC family protein — protein sequence MMKLTGINQITLRVNDLREAEAFYIDILGLGLDHRVGANITYLRINSDLLVLVKAETPGTREARDIRVDHFGFRLPSNHEVDDAAAYLESKGVHLVTRPSNRREGRAFFVMDPDGNLVEFYSMRDSGIEKGHEGIDTSSPSASLPLSAPEDKPRRSRK from the coding sequence ATGATGAAACTGACGGGGATTAACCAGATTACGCTCCGGGTCAACGATCTGCGTGAAGCCGAAGCGTTCTACATCGATATCCTGGGCCTCGGCCTCGATCACCGGGTCGGGGCCAACATCACCTACCTGCGCATCAATTCCGATCTGCTGGTGCTGGTGAAGGCCGAGACTCCGGGCACCCGTGAGGCGCGCGACATCCGCGTCGATCATTTCGGGTTCCGTCTTCCCTCCAACCATGAGGTCGACGATGCTGCCGCATATCTGGAGTCCAAAGGCGTACACCTCGTCACCCGTCCCTCGAACCGTCGTGAAGGCCGTGCATTTTTCGTCATGGACCCCGACGGCAACCTCGTCGAGTTCTACTCCATGCGCGACAGCGGCATCGAGAAAGGCCATGAAGGCATCGACACCTCCTCGCCCTCTGCCTCCCTCCCCTTGAGCGCACCCGAAGACAAGCCCCGCCGTTCCCGCAAATAA
- a CDS encoding DNA-directed RNA polymerase subunit omega, whose protein sequence is MSVKPVDLNKLRSSHDNLYETVVAISKRAKKIHDEERAELEEKLMPYKEMIRNPSSESESDRVFPEQIAISLEFETREKASHRAVEEFFNHKFDYTLEKPAEPKVVKLEEDDETDGD, encoded by the coding sequence ATGTCAGTCAAACCTGTTGACCTGAACAAGTTGAGAAGCTCCCACGATAACCTGTACGAAACGGTGGTCGCCATTTCCAAGCGTGCAAAGAAGATCCACGACGAAGAGCGGGCTGAACTCGAAGAGAAGCTCATGCCATACAAGGAGATGATCCGCAATCCGAGCAGCGAGTCGGAATCCGACCGTGTGTTCCCGGAGCAGATCGCCATCAGCCTTGAGTTCGAGACCCGTGAGAAAGCATCGCACCGCGCTGTTGAAGAGTTCTTCAACCACAAGTTTGATTACACCCTCGAGAAGCCGGCGGAACCTAAAGTGGTAAAACTCGAAGAAGATGATGAAACTGACGGGGATTAA
- the gmk gene encoding guanylate kinase, translated as MAEEIERVGRLVVFSAPSGTGKSTIARRVLERFPSMRFSVSATTRPMREGEVDGVNYHFLSKEDFESEIRNGGFIEHEFFFGNHYGTLLQKTREAMAQGTDLLLDLDVKGAMNLKKLFPDSSLLVFLAPPSMDVLKERLQSRKSEDEESLKLRLERARLELGFADRFDTVIINDTLEDAVEAVILAISNFLSTKQTT; from the coding sequence ATGGCAGAAGAGATAGAGAGAGTGGGTCGGCTTGTGGTGTTTTCAGCACCGTCGGGAACCGGCAAGTCGACGATTGCCCGCCGTGTGCTCGAGCGCTTCCCCTCCATGCGTTTTTCAGTGTCGGCCACCACGCGTCCCATGCGAGAGGGCGAGGTTGACGGGGTGAACTACCACTTCCTTTCGAAAGAGGACTTTGAGTCGGAGATCCGAAACGGCGGGTTCATCGAACATGAATTCTTCTTCGGCAACCATTACGGTACCCTTCTCCAGAAGACCCGCGAGGCCATGGCACAGGGAACGGACCTTCTGCTTGATCTTGATGTGAAGGGGGCCATGAACCTGAAAAAGCTTTTTCCGGACAGTTCACTTCTGGTCTTTCTGGCGCCTCCCTCGATGGATGTGCTGAAAGAGCGGCTGCAGTCCCGCAAGAGCGAAGATGAAGAGAGCCTGAAGCTGCGTCTCGAGCGCGCTCGGCTCGAGCTCGGATTTGCCGACCGGTTCGATACCGTCATCATCAACGATACATTGGAGGATGCGGTCGAGGCCGTGATTCTTGCCATCAGCAATTTTCTTTCAACCAAGCAAACTACCTGA
- a CDS encoding YicC/YloC family endoribonuclease, protein MLESMTGYGSAELVAGGVKALVELRSVNNRFAEISVKLPRQLLSYELEVRELVRQRFQRGKISVYVQVQSDDDQPITASVNPEKAKACRALLDRLSEAAGVDSPVTLEHLLRFPEVFDNGTTPLDNTEVLWPMVKPLVLEAVERLKEMRRREGEELLQDFGKRIAEIEDTLSLVSTLAGGNLEVVRKKLAAKVEAVAGKDIAYSRDRLEMELVLSADRLDITEELTRFRSHNKFFLEEMHNDESGTGRKLNFLLQEQLREANTIASKSQSAEISQKVVHIKEELEKIREQLQNIE, encoded by the coding sequence ATGCTAGAAAGTATGACCGGATACGGCAGTGCCGAGTTGGTGGCGGGCGGGGTGAAAGCCCTTGTCGAGCTTCGTTCGGTGAACAACCGGTTTGCTGAAATCAGCGTCAAGCTTCCCCGTCAGCTCCTTTCCTACGAACTCGAAGTCCGTGAGCTGGTACGCCAGCGGTTCCAGCGGGGCAAGATCTCCGTATATGTGCAGGTCCAGTCGGACGACGATCAGCCGATAACGGCGAGCGTCAACCCGGAAAAGGCTAAAGCCTGCCGGGCGCTTCTCGACCGCCTCAGTGAGGCCGCGGGCGTCGACTCTCCCGTCACCCTTGAGCATCTGCTCCGTTTTCCTGAAGTCTTCGACAACGGAACCACCCCGCTTGACAACACCGAGGTTCTCTGGCCGATGGTAAAGCCCCTGGTTCTGGAGGCTGTCGAACGCCTGAAGGAGATGCGCCGCCGGGAGGGTGAAGAGCTGCTGCAGGATTTTGGCAAAAGGATAGCCGAAATTGAAGACACGCTCTCCCTTGTCAGCACCCTTGCCGGGGGCAATCTCGAGGTGGTCCGCAAAAAACTCGCGGCGAAGGTCGAAGCTGTTGCCGGCAAGGACATTGCCTACAGCCGAGACCGGCTTGAAATGGAGCTGGTGCTCTCGGCCGACCGGCTTGACATTACCGAAGAGCTGACCCGGTTCAGGAGCCACAACAAGTTTTTCCTCGAGGAGATGCATAACGACGAGAGCGGAACGGGACGGAAACTGAACTTCCTTCTCCAGGAACAGCTCCGCGAGGCAAATACGATCGCATCAAAATCACAGAGCGCGGAAATCTCCCAGAAAGTTGTCCATATCAAGGAGGAGCTCGAGAAAATCCGGGAGCAGCTCCAGAACATAGAGTAG
- the rpsO gene encoding 30S ribosomal protein S15, producing the protein MTLSKEHKAAVITQFGGNDKNTGKTEVQVALFSRRITELTGHLQQHPKDKHSRRGLLMIVGKRKKALKYLQQVNIARYRQVLADLDLRK; encoded by the coding sequence ATGACCCTTTCAAAAGAGCACAAGGCAGCAGTCATTACGCAGTTCGGCGGCAACGACAAGAACACCGGCAAGACCGAAGTACAGGTCGCCCTGTTCAGCCGCAGGATCACTGAGCTGACCGGCCACCTGCAGCAGCATCCGAAAGACAAGCACTCGCGCCGCGGCCTTCTGATGATCGTCGGCAAGCGCAAGAAAGCCCTGAAGTATCTCCAGCAGGTCAACATCGCGCGTTACCGCCAGGTTCTCGCCGACCTCGATCTTCGCAAGTAA
- the ribF gene encoding riboflavin biosynthesis protein RibF: protein MQIVEYRSNRVFPFRSEEPEEFPVVASAVTVGAFDGVHRGHRKIISRMVSIARQRALRSVVVTFDPHPRRVLGGEVTGPLGLLTTLEEKITLLRSADVDLLFVVRFTPEFAMQSSEEFIKNVLVGLLGAKSIVIGYDHGFGRNRSGSGDDLRRLGLELGFTVDVESEVRIADEHFSSTRIRQLLGLGRIEEANAFLGSFYTISGTVVEGDGRGRGLGFPTVNIHIPDPHKLLPQSGVYVAESNIDGLSWMAMMNVGVRPTVEDGGRTSVEAHILGWEGSLYGRELSFNLLHFIRRERKFPTLEALRQQLEKDKKTVELYC from the coding sequence ATGCAGATCGTTGAGTACCGCAGCAACCGGGTGTTTCCCTTCCGCTCAGAAGAGCCGGAAGAGTTTCCCGTTGTGGCTTCCGCCGTGACGGTGGGTGCGTTTGACGGCGTGCACCGCGGACATCGGAAGATCATTTCCCGGATGGTCTCGATTGCCCGTCAGCGCGCTCTGCGGAGTGTCGTGGTGACTTTTGACCCGCACCCCCGCCGGGTGCTCGGGGGGGAAGTGACCGGGCCGCTCGGCCTGCTCACCACCCTTGAAGAAAAGATCACACTGCTCCGCTCTGCCGACGTCGACCTGCTGTTCGTCGTCCGCTTCACGCCCGAGTTCGCCATGCAGAGTTCAGAGGAGTTCATCAAAAACGTGCTCGTGGGGCTGCTCGGGGCCAAAAGCATTGTCATCGGCTATGACCACGGGTTCGGACGGAACCGGAGCGGCAGCGGAGATGACCTCCGGCGGCTCGGCCTGGAACTCGGGTTCACCGTCGACGTGGAGAGCGAAGTACGCATCGCCGACGAGCATTTCTCCAGCACCCGCATCCGCCAGCTTCTCGGCCTGGGGCGGATAGAAGAGGCCAACGCATTCCTTGGTTCGTTCTACACCATTTCCGGCACGGTGGTAGAGGGCGACGGACGCGGAAGGGGGCTCGGGTTCCCTACGGTAAACATCCATATTCCGGACCCGCACAAGCTGCTGCCGCAGAGCGGCGTCTATGTTGCCGAATCGAATATCGACGGCTTATCCTGGATGGCGATGATGAACGTTGGCGTCCGCCCGACGGTTGAAGACGGCGGGAGGACATCGGTGGAGGCACACATCCTCGGGTGGGAGGGTTCGCTATACGGCAGGGAGCTCTCCTTCAATCTGCTTCACTTCATCCGCAGGGAGCGGAAGTTCCCGACTCTTGAGGCGCTGCGCCAGCAGCTTGAAAAAGATAAAAAAACGGTGGAGTTGTATTGTTAG